The following are encoded in a window of Pseudomonadota bacterium genomic DNA:
- a CDS encoding RNA polymerase factor sigma-32: MTDKILIDENKDVLEEVVEKGLAIPYDPLKKYLAEVSKYPVLSRDDELEIAVKIYTDKDREAAQKLVVSNLKLVVKISLEYYNTYLNILDLIQEGNVGLLHAVKKYNPYKGTKFSTYASFWIRAYILKYIMDSWSLVKIGTTQSQRKLFYRLNKEKQKLEAIGIFPAPQLLASTLDVKEEEVEDMQKRLFYSDISLETPLNDESDDTIMDLIGSGSDVEEIVSDKEKSEILSKKVAEFKKTLNSKEIYIFDNRIMNDEPLTLQDIGTKFDISRERVRQIENKVLKKFKERFKGELKKLDF; the protein is encoded by the coding sequence TTGACAGACAAAATCTTGATTGACGAAAACAAAGATGTCTTAGAAGAAGTAGTGGAAAAAGGTCTTGCCATACCCTACGACCCTCTCAAAAAGTATCTTGCAGAGGTATCAAAATATCCTGTTTTATCGAGAGACGATGAATTGGAAATTGCCGTAAAGATATATACAGACAAGGACAGAGAGGCAGCACAAAAGCTTGTTGTCTCCAACCTTAAGCTTGTTGTAAAGATTTCCCTTGAATATTATAATACCTATCTCAATATTCTCGATCTTATTCAGGAGGGGAACGTAGGGCTTCTTCATGCAGTGAAGAAATACAACCCCTATAAGGGCACAAAATTTTCAACATATGCTTCCTTCTGGATACGAGCATACATATTGAAATATATCATGGATTCATGGAGTCTTGTAAAAATTGGTACTACTCAGAGCCAGAGGAAGCTCTTTTACAGGCTGAATAAGGAGAAGCAGAAGCTCGAAGCTATTGGCATTTTTCCTGCCCCCCAGCTTTTAGCAAGCACCCTTGATGTGAAAGAGGAAGAAGTAGAGGATATGCAAAAAAGGTTATTTTATTCGGATATTTCCCTCGAAACTCCCCTTAATGACGAGAGCGACGATACTATTATGGATTTGATAGGGTCGGGCAGCGACGTAGAGGAAATTGTTTCGGATAAAGAAAAAAGTGAAATTTTATCAAAAAAAGTGGCTGAATTTAAAAAAACCTTAAACAGTAAAGAAATTTACATTTTTGATAACCGTATTATGAATGATGAGCCTCTAACTTTACAGGATATTGGCACTAAATTCGATATATCACGCGAAAGGGTAAGGCAGATAGAAAATAAAGTACTGAAAAAGTTTAAAGAACGATTTAAAGGTGAATTGAAAAAACTTGACTTCTGA
- a CDS encoding ketoacyl-ACP synthase III has product MKKINIIGTGSYVPEHIMTNNDFEKFLDTSDEWIFTRTGIKERRIAKENEAVSDLCKIACERAMDMAGVKPDDIDLIILGTITPDTHCPAGANWLEAKLGCKNAVSFDITAACSGFIFALHVAEMLIKAGTNKTALVVAGEIMSRVVNWKERESCILWGDGAGAAVITESASGAKILSTHIHTDGSSGDTLLMPGGGSMTTPISHESVDKGLHFLRMIEANKSFKVAVGRFAEACEEAVETNGYTIDDVDLIIPHQANIRILQGMAKKLKVPMDKVYMTIQKYGNISSATVPIALDEAARSGAIVKDNLVLLAAFGGGLTWGSSLIKW; this is encoded by the coding sequence ATGAAAAAAATCAACATTATAGGAACAGGCTCATATGTTCCCGAACATATTATGACAAATAATGATTTTGAGAAGTTCCTGGACACGTCCGATGAATGGATATTTACAAGGACAGGCATAAAAGAAAGAAGGATTGCAAAAGAAAACGAAGCTGTATCCGATTTGTGCAAGATTGCCTGTGAAAGGGCAATGGATATGGCTGGAGTAAAACCGGACGATATTGATTTGATTATCCTTGGCACTATAACGCCGGATACACATTGCCCGGCAGGAGCAAACTGGCTGGAAGCCAAACTGGGTTGTAAAAATGCCGTATCTTTTGACATAACGGCTGCATGTTCGGGTTTTATTTTTGCCTTGCATGTGGCAGAGATGCTTATCAAGGCAGGTACAAACAAAACCGCCCTTGTAGTTGCCGGTGAGATTATGAGCAGGGTTGTAAACTGGAAGGAAAGAGAAAGCTGTATACTCTGGGGTGACGGAGCAGGTGCAGCAGTCATAACAGAATCGGCATCAGGCGCTAAAATCCTTTCAACACACATCCATACAGACGGGTCAAGCGGAGACACTTTATTAATGCCGGGTGGCGGCTCAATGACTACCCCTATATCCCACGAGAGTGTTGATAAAGGTCTTCATTTTTTAAGGATGATTGAGGCAAATAAATCTTTCAAAGTGGCTGTCGGAAGATTTGCTGAAGCTTGCGAGGAAGCCGTTGAAACAAATGGTTATACAATTGATGACGTTGATTTAATAATACCTCATCAAGCAAATATCCGGATTCTCCAGGGCATGGCAAAAAAATTAAAGGTACCGATGGATAAGGTATATATGACTATCCAGAAATACGGGAATATTTCGTCCGCTACCGTGCCGATAGCGCTTGATGAAGCTGCAAGAAGCGGCGCAATCGTGAAGGACAATCTTGTCCTTCTTGCAGCATTTGGTGGCGGTCTCACATGGGGCAGCAGCCTTATTAAGTGGTAA
- the tatB gene encoding Sec-independent protein translocase protein TatB has protein sequence MFGIGLPEFIVIMIVALLVVGPTKLPELAKSLGKALQEFRRMADEVKETIDEEILKEEPSKEEANKGELYLQKDAKTEEKTDINSAVQHTLQDEASMNKEKPITHHT, from the coding sequence ATGTTTGGCATAGGCTTACCGGAATTTATAGTAATCATGATTGTAGCCCTTCTTGTAGTGGGTCCCACAAAACTTCCCGAGCTCGCAAAATCACTGGGCAAGGCACTTCAAGAATTCAGGCGTATGGCAGATGAGGTAAAAGAAACGATAGATGAAGAGATTTTAAAAGAGGAACCATCAAAAGAAGAAGCTAATAAGGGGGAACTTTATTTACAAAAAGATGCTAAAACTGAAGAAAAGACCGATATAAATAGCGCTGTACAGCATACGCTACAAGATGAAGCATCAATGAATAAAGAAAAACCCATCACGCATCATACTTAA
- the tatC gene encoding twin-arginine translocase subunit TatC has product MADKTRLEEKQPFISHLKELRDRIIVCVFALGIAFIFTFYFKEKIFDFLMQPFIRVMPEKSSFIFTYVTEAFITYVKVSFVAAIFITAPVILYEFWMFVSPGLYEKEKKYLFPFIFFGSTCFLCGALFCYYAVMPIIYKFFVSYAGEFIIPMPDLKEYMSLTLRMLVIFGLIFELPLVVYYLSKAGIINHKFLSSKRRYAILGIFILSAVVTPPDVTSQILMAIPLCGLYEFSILISRLFGKKVVSNEKA; this is encoded by the coding sequence ATGGCAGATAAAACCCGGTTAGAAGAAAAACAGCCTTTTATTTCACATTTGAAAGAATTACGTGACAGGATCATCGTCTGTGTTTTTGCTCTTGGCATAGCATTTATTTTCACCTTTTATTTTAAAGAAAAAATTTTTGATTTTCTCATGCAGCCCTTCATCAGGGTAATGCCGGAAAAAAGTTCCTTCATATTCACATATGTAACAGAAGCATTTATTACATATGTTAAAGTTTCTTTTGTTGCAGCTATTTTTATAACAGCCCCGGTCATACTATATGAATTCTGGATGTTTGTATCCCCAGGCCTCTACGAAAAAGAAAAAAAGTATCTCTTCCCCTTTATTTTTTTTGGCAGCACCTGTTTTTTATGTGGTGCATTATTCTGTTATTATGCGGTAATGCCGATTATATACAAGTTTTTTGTAAGCTATGCCGGCGAATTTATCATACCGATGCCCGACCTGAAGGAATATATGAGCCTTACTTTACGAATGCTTGTAATATTCGGGCTTATATTTGAGCTTCCCCTTGTTGTATATTACTTGTCGAAGGCAGGCATAATAAACCATAAATTTCTTTCTTCAAAGAGACGGTATGCTATCCTCGGGATATTTATTTTAAGCGCTGTTGTTACTCCACCGGATGTTACGAGTCAGATATTGATGGCAATTCCCTTGTGCGGGCTCTATGAATTTAGTATCCTTATATCGAGATTATTCGGGAAAAAGGTGGTAAGCAATGAAAAAGCTTAA